One region of Lysobacterales bacterium genomic DNA includes:
- the aspS gene encoding aspartate--tRNA ligase, with the protein MRSHLCGLVDETLIGQTVTLCGWADTRRDHGGVIFIDLRDHEGLVQCVIEPDNATAFQAAEGVRYEFCLKITGSVRARPASQVNDRLRTGKIEVVCDKVEVLNASAPLPFQLDDTPGEEARLKYRYLDIRRPAMQRAMRLRTRLTQEIRRYLDARGFQDIETPILTKATPEGARDYLVPSRVHPGEFYALPQSPQLFKQLLMVAGMDRYYQIARCFRDEDLRADRQPEFTQLDMEFAFVEERDVQDMVEGMVRHIFKEVNGTELANPFPRMTYAEAMRRYGSDKPDLRIDLELVDIADAVANSEFKVFSGPAKDPGGRVACLRVPNGSEMTRKQLDDLGEYVKKYGAKGLAWIRIDDLAKGREGLTSPIVKFLDDAAIEGIFKAVGAQQGDVLFFGAGPYKTVSDFMGALRLKVAKDMGLVANRWAPLWVTDFPMFEYDADEKRYVALHHPFTAPKIDDVADLKANAATSVSRGYDCVLNGNEIGGGSIRIHRPDMQSAVFDLLGISAEEAELKFGFLLDALKFGAPPHGGIAFGIDRMAALMVGTESIRDVIAFPKTASATCLMTSAPSVVAENQLQELHVRVVKPEKKAATQLAEGMVRSVEMP; encoded by the coding sequence ATGCGTAGTCATCTCTGCGGTCTCGTCGACGAGACCCTGATCGGCCAGACCGTCACCTTGTGCGGCTGGGCCGATACCCGTCGCGACCACGGCGGCGTCATCTTCATCGACCTGCGCGACCACGAGGGGCTCGTGCAATGCGTGATCGAACCGGACAACGCGACCGCGTTCCAGGCCGCGGAAGGTGTGCGCTACGAGTTCTGCCTGAAGATCACCGGCAGCGTGCGCGCCCGTCCGGCCTCGCAGGTCAATGACCGGCTGCGCACCGGCAAGATCGAAGTCGTCTGCGACAAGGTCGAAGTGCTGAACGCCTCGGCGCCGCTGCCGTTCCAGCTCGACGATACGCCGGGCGAGGAAGCGCGCCTGAAGTACCGTTACCTCGATATCCGCCGCCCGGCGATGCAGCGCGCGATGCGCCTGCGCACGCGCCTGACCCAGGAAATCCGCCGTTACCTCGACGCGCGCGGTTTCCAGGACATCGAAACCCCGATCCTGACCAAGGCGACGCCGGAAGGCGCGCGCGACTACCTGGTGCCGAGCCGCGTGCATCCGGGCGAGTTCTACGCGTTGCCGCAGTCGCCGCAGCTGTTCAAGCAGCTGCTGATGGTGGCCGGCATGGACCGCTACTACCAGATCGCGCGCTGCTTCCGCGACGAGGACCTGCGCGCCGACCGCCAGCCGGAATTCACCCAGCTCGACATGGAGTTCGCCTTCGTCGAAGAGCGCGACGTGCAGGACATGGTCGAAGGCATGGTCCGCCACATCTTCAAGGAAGTGAACGGCACCGAGCTGGCCAATCCGTTCCCGCGCATGACCTATGCCGAGGCGATGCGTCGCTATGGTTCGGACAAACCCGACCTGCGCATCGACCTGGAACTCGTCGACATCGCCGACGCCGTCGCGAATTCGGAGTTCAAGGTGTTCTCGGGCCCCGCGAAGGATCCGGGCGGCCGCGTCGCCTGCCTGCGCGTGCCGAACGGTTCGGAGATGACGCGCAAGCAGCTCGACGACCTCGGCGAATACGTCAAGAAATATGGCGCCAAGGGTCTGGCCTGGATCCGCATCGATGACCTCGCCAAGGGCCGCGAAGGCCTGACTTCGCCGATCGTGAAGTTCCTCGACGATGCCGCGATCGAGGGCATCTTCAAGGCCGTGGGTGCGCAGCAGGGCGACGTGTTGTTCTTCGGCGCGGGTCCGTACAAGACCGTGTCCGACTTCATGGGCGCACTGCGCCTGAAGGTCGCGAAGGACATGGGGCTCGTGGCGAACCGCTGGGCGCCGCTGTGGGTCACCGATTTCCCGATGTTCGAATACGACGCCGACGAGAAGCGCTACGTCGCGCTGCATCATCCGTTCACCGCGCCGAAGATCGACGACGTCGCCGACCTCAAGGCCAATGCGGCCACCTCGGTGTCGCGCGGTTACGACTGCGTGCTGAACGGCAACGAGATCGGCGGCGGCTCCATCCGCATCCATCGCCCGGACATGCAGAGCGCGGTGTTCGACCTGCTCGGCATCAGCGCCGAAGAAGCGGAGCTGAAGTTCGGCTTCCTGCTCGACGCCCTCAAGTTCGGCGCACCGCCGCACGGTGGCATCGCCTTCGGCATCGACCGCATGGCCGCGCTCATGGTCGGCACCGAATCCATCCGCGACGTCATCGCCTTCCCGAAGACCGCGTCCGCCACCTGCCTCATGACCTCGGCCCCCTCCGTCGTCGCCGAGAACCAGCTGCAAGAGCTGCACGTGCGCGTGGTGAAGCCGGAGAAGAAGGCCGCGACCCAGCTCGCAGAGGGGATGGTTAGAAGCGTCGAAATGCCCTAG
- a CDS encoding DNA alkylation repair protein: MAAALRDQFGPSVPRAIADMLVAVHDRFPRAAFLRDALAGYEPLSLTERARQISRALHAHLPADYPQAIRLLLASSRVSHARRAAQGMGGFLFMPHMMFIAEHGLDHFEASMQAQHELTQRFTAEFSIRPFIERHPEATLARLAQWTQDAHPHVRRLVSEGTRPRLPWASRLRDFQRDPTPVLALLERLKDDPELYVRRSVANNLNDIGKDHPDLLADVARRWLQNASPERRWIVRHALRSAIKRAEPGALSALGYGAAPTLAIERVRVAPKRVHEGDRVEIGFTLRNTGPREQRVMADFVVHFVKANGKTSAKTFKLKALALAAGESAALAKTLALVPMTTRKHYPGEHRVQAQLNGRMHDLGAFRLLRD, translated from the coding sequence ATGGCCGCAGCCCTGAGGGACCAGTTTGGCCCGAGCGTGCCGCGTGCGATCGCGGACATGCTCGTGGCCGTGCACGACCGCTTTCCGCGCGCGGCCTTCCTGCGCGACGCGCTCGCCGGATACGAACCGTTGTCGCTGACCGAACGTGCAAGGCAGATCAGCCGGGCGCTGCACGCACATCTGCCAGCTGACTATCCGCAGGCGATTCGTCTGCTGCTCGCCTCGTCGCGCGTGTCGCATGCGCGTCGCGCGGCCCAGGGTATGGGCGGCTTCCTGTTCATGCCGCACATGATGTTCATCGCCGAGCATGGACTCGATCACTTCGAGGCATCGATGCAGGCGCAACACGAACTGACACAGCGCTTCACCGCCGAGTTCAGCATCCGCCCTTTCATCGAGCGACATCCGGAAGCGACGCTGGCGCGACTCGCACAATGGACGCAGGACGCCCATCCGCACGTACGCCGACTGGTCTCCGAGGGCACGCGCCCGCGCCTGCCATGGGCATCGCGATTACGCGACTTCCAGCGCGACCCGACACCGGTGCTGGCCCTGCTCGAACGTCTGAAGGACGATCCCGAGTTGTACGTGCGTCGTTCGGTCGCGAACAACCTCAACGACATCGGCAAGGACCACCCCGATCTGCTCGCGGACGTGGCGCGCCGCTGGTTGCAGAATGCGTCGCCGGAGCGACGCTGGATCGTGCGCCATGCGCTGCGTTCGGCGATCAAGCGCGCCGAGCCGGGTGCCCTGTCGGCGCTGGGGTACGGCGCCGCTCCGACCTTGGCGATCGAGCGGGTGCGCGTCGCGCCAAAACGCGTGCATGAGGGCGATCGCGTCGAGATCGGATTCACGCTGCGCAACACCGGCCCGCGCGAACAACGGGTCATGGCCGACTTTGTCGTGCACTTCGTCAAGGCGAACGGCAAGACCTCGGCCAAAACCTTCAAGCTGAAGGCGCTGGCGCTGGCCGCCGGCGAATCCGCTGCACTCGCGAAGACGCTCGCGCTGGTGCCGATGACCACGCGCAAGCACTATCCCGGCGAACACCGCGTGCAGGCGCAGTTGAACGGGCGCATGCACGACCTCGGTGCGTTCCGGCTGTTGCGCGACTAG
- a CDS encoding carboxymuconolactone decarboxylase family protein — protein MSYIPTIQAAQADAATRATLDAFKAKLGTVPNLFLTLAQAPVALNAYVQLADVAAHGTLNAKQREQIALAVGDANACDYCLAAHSAIGTMVGLKPEQIAQARAAQSESVKDRALLQLAKRIVDTRGRVPVAELDAFKAQGHSDATILEVLVNVVLNIYTNYTNHLADTEIDFPAAPRALAA, from the coding sequence ATGTCCTACATCCCGACCATTCAAGCCGCCCAAGCCGATGCGGCCACCCGCGCCACGCTGGATGCCTTCAAGGCCAAGCTCGGCACGGTGCCGAACCTGTTCCTGACCCTGGCCCAGGCGCCGGTCGCGCTGAACGCCTACGTGCAACTGGCCGACGTGGCCGCACACGGCACGCTCAACGCGAAGCAGCGCGAACAGATCGCGCTCGCGGTCGGCGACGCCAACGCCTGCGACTACTGCCTGGCCGCGCACAGCGCGATCGGCACGATGGTCGGACTGAAACCCGAGCAGATCGCGCAAGCCCGTGCCGCACAGTCCGAATCGGTCAAGGACCGAGCGCTGTTGCAACTCGCGAAGCGCATCGTCGACACCCGCGGCCGCGTGCCGGTCGCCGAGCTCGACGCCTTCAAGGCGCAAGGCCATTCGGACGCGACCATCCTCGAAGTGCTGGTCAATGTCGTGCTGAACATCTACACGAATTACACCAACCACCTCGCCGACACCGAGATCGATTTCCCGGCCGCACCGCGCGCACTCGCGGCGTGA
- a CDS encoding AIM24 family protein — MHDHPKTLTEFLAETADQNQSDAPWELENERILEVKLSQQRVWMKAGAMVAYRGGIKFEREGAFEHGASRFFKEMFTGEGAKLTKASGSGRLFLAEGGKRITLLKLEGDGVTVNGNDLLAFQDGIEWDIRMTRKLSGMVAGGLFNLQLKGHGLIALTTHGRPLTLRVARNLPVFTDPNATVAWSSNLEPEFKTDISLRTLIGRTSGESVQMAFSGEGFVVVQPYEERPFQARR, encoded by the coding sequence ATCCACGACCACCCCAAGACCCTCACCGAATTCCTTGCGGAAACCGCGGACCAGAACCAGAGCGATGCGCCGTGGGAGCTGGAGAACGAGCGCATTCTCGAGGTGAAGCTGTCGCAGCAGCGGGTGTGGATGAAGGCGGGGGCGATGGTGGCGTATCGCGGCGGCATCAAGTTCGAGCGTGAGGGGGCGTTCGAGCATGGGGCGTCGCGGTTCTTCAAGGAGATGTTCACCGGCGAAGGCGCGAAGCTGACCAAGGCGTCGGGCAGTGGTCGGCTGTTTCTCGCCGAAGGCGGCAAGCGCATCACCCTGCTGAAGCTCGAAGGCGACGGCGTGACCGTGAACGGCAACGACCTGCTCGCGTTCCAGGACGGCATCGAGTGGGACATCCGCATGACCCGCAAGCTCAGCGGCATGGTCGCCGGTGGTCTGTTCAACCTGCAGCTGAAGGGCCATGGCCTGATCGCGCTGACCACGCATGGTCGCCCGCTGACCTTGCGTGTCGCGCGCAACCTGCCGGTGTTCACCGACCCGAACGCGACCGTCGCTTGGTCGTCCAACCTCGAACCCGAGTTCAAGACCGACATCTCGTTGCGCACCCTGATCGGCCGCACCAGCGGCGAATCGGTGCAGATGGCCTTCAGCGGCGAGGGCTTCGTGGTCGTGCAGCCCTATGAAGAGCGGCCGTTCCAGGCACGACGCTGA
- a CDS encoding nitrate reductase cytochrome c-type subunit, giving the protein MKPVQILNFAAVLVFGLLVGHQCSRAPAPKPAATPTGSVAVPTTTQTSRSIDALRRGADLATEPESLPLARVENADIKRARAYPMQPPTIPHAIDGYQVDQHANRCMLCHGQVNSTQFQAPPVSVTHYMDRDSQVLAEISPRRYFCVQCHVVQTDAKPLIANTYTGADDILAATPAARE; this is encoded by the coding sequence ATGAAACCCGTGCAGATTCTGAACTTCGCGGCCGTGCTCGTGTTCGGCCTGCTGGTCGGGCATCAGTGCAGTCGCGCGCCCGCGCCCAAGCCGGCCGCCACCCCCACGGGCAGCGTCGCGGTGCCGACGACAACGCAGACCTCGCGATCGATCGACGCCTTGCGCCGCGGCGCCGACCTCGCGACCGAGCCCGAATCGCTGCCGCTCGCGCGCGTCGAGAATGCCGACATCAAGCGCGCTCGCGCCTATCCGATGCAGCCACCGACGATTCCGCACGCGATCGACGGCTACCAGGTCGACCAGCATGCGAACCGCTGCATGCTCTGCCACGGCCAGGTCAACTCGACGCAGTTCCAGGCGCCGCCGGTCAGCGTCACCCACTACATGGACCGCGACAGCCAGGTGCTGGCGGAGATCTCGCCGCGGCGCTACTTCTGCGTGCAATGCCACGTCGTCCAGACCGATGCGAAGCCGCTGATCGCGAACACCTACACCGGCGCCGACGACATCCTCGCCGCCACGCCCGCGGCCAGGGAGTGA
- a CDS encoding alpha/beta fold hydrolase, translated as MTERVLLLHGIWMRGFMMTRIANHLAGQGYAVDVVDYPSLSKGADACADDLRARIAAHGEDTVHVVGHSLGGLVALLATQDASSRGRTVCLGSPLIGSAAAKTLSNFAPWMMGRSRERLLQGLGEWRGAREVGVIAGRVPFGMALLLGGLDGDNDGTVAVAETRLPGIRDHAVIAATHTGLPFSDEAITMTANFLRRGRFADAA; from the coding sequence ATGACCGAGCGCGTGCTGTTGTTGCACGGCATCTGGATGCGCGGCTTCATGATGACGCGCATCGCGAACCATCTGGCCGGCCAGGGTTATGCCGTCGACGTGGTCGACTATCCGTCGTTGAGCAAGGGCGCCGATGCCTGCGCCGACGACCTGCGCGCACGCATCGCCGCGCACGGCGAGGACACCGTGCACGTGGTCGGACATTCGCTGGGTGGACTGGTCGCGTTGCTCGCCACGCAAGACGCGTCGTCGCGCGGCCGCACCGTGTGCCTCGGTTCGCCGCTGATCGGCAGTGCGGCGGCGAAGACCTTGTCGAACTTCGCGCCGTGGATGATGGGCCGCAGCCGCGAGCGCCTGCTGCAAGGCCTCGGCGAATGGCGCGGTGCGCGCGAGGTCGGCGTCATCGCCGGGCGCGTGCCGTTCGGCATGGCGTTGTTGCTCGGCGGGCTCGATGGCGACAATGACGGCACCGTGGCGGTCGCGGAGACGCGCTTGCCCGGCATCCGCGATCACGCGGTGATTGCCGCCACGCACACCGGCTTGCCATTTTCGGACGAGGCGATCACGATGACCGCGAACTTCCTGCGTCGAGGCCGTTTCGCCGACGCCGCGTGA
- a CDS encoding AraC family transcriptional regulator, producing MHTDRLEALLQRFRVSARLFHSGPLCGVNDFAPEQGRGQLHLLSGGELRVEHPDGTAITVDEPSLLFYPRPHAHRFVSDTDRGADMACAFIEFGDGARNPLTAALPACIALPLSALDGTAPVLDLLFREAFAQHCGRQLIVDRLFEVVLIQILRLQMAKAPERSGLFAGLAHPQLSRALIAMHGEPGQAWTLASLAEVCGMSRTQFAETFRARVGITPPGDYLAGWRLTVAQQLLDEGRALKHIVDAVGYGSVAALSRAFKAQTGSSPRDWRKARDTGTNRVRDVL from the coding sequence ATGCACACCGATCGCCTCGAAGCCCTACTGCAACGATTCCGCGTCAGCGCGCGCCTGTTCCACTCCGGCCCATTGTGCGGCGTGAATGATTTCGCACCCGAACAGGGCCGTGGCCAGTTGCATCTGTTGAGCGGCGGCGAACTGCGCGTCGAACACCCGGATGGCACGGCGATCACGGTCGACGAACCCAGCCTGCTGTTCTATCCGCGTCCGCATGCCCATCGTTTCGTCAGCGATACGGACCGCGGTGCCGACATGGCCTGCGCCTTCATCGAATTCGGCGACGGTGCGCGCAATCCGCTGACCGCTGCCCTGCCCGCCTGCATCGCTCTGCCGCTGTCGGCACTCGATGGCACCGCACCGGTGCTGGACCTGTTGTTCCGCGAAGCCTTCGCGCAGCATTGTGGTCGGCAACTGATCGTCGACCGACTGTTCGAAGTGGTACTGATCCAGATCCTGAGATTGCAGATGGCGAAGGCGCCAGAGCGCAGCGGCCTATTCGCGGGTCTGGCGCATCCGCAGCTCAGTCGTGCGCTGATCGCGATGCACGGCGAACCCGGACAGGCCTGGACACTGGCGTCCCTCGCCGAGGTCTGCGGCATGTCGCGCACGCAATTCGCGGAAACCTTCCGCGCCCGGGTCGGGATCACGCCGCCGGGCGACTATCTCGCCGGCTGGCGCCTGACCGTCGCGCAGCAACTGCTCGACGAAGGCCGCGCGCTCAAGCACATCGTCGATGCGGTCGGCTACGGCAGCGTCGCCGCGCTGTCGCGGGCGTTCAAGGCGCAGACCGGTTCATCGCCGCGGGACTGGCGCAAGGCTCGCGACACTGGCACGAATCGGGTGCGTGATGTGCTCTAG
- a CDS encoding NapC/NirT family cytochrome c, which yields MAWRERILGIWRLFNSPSRHYSLMFLTLGGFIAGIVFWGGFNTALEATNTETFCTSCHEMKNNVFAELKSTIHYSNRSGVRATCPDCHVPHQWTSKIARKMQASKEVWGKIFGTIDSREKFLDKRRELAEHEWARLKANDSLECRNCHNYNSMDITRQSPRAGAIHERHLLSGDKTCIDCHKGIAHQLPDMAGVPQG from the coding sequence ATGGCCTGGCGCGAACGCATCCTCGGCATCTGGCGGCTGTTCAATTCGCCGAGCCGCCATTACAGCCTGATGTTCCTGACGCTCGGCGGCTTCATCGCCGGCATCGTCTTCTGGGGCGGCTTCAACACCGCGCTCGAAGCGACCAACACGGAAACCTTCTGCACGTCCTGCCACGAGATGAAGAACAATGTCTTCGCCGAACTGAAGAGCACGATCCACTACAGCAATCGCAGCGGCGTGCGCGCCACCTGCCCGGATTGCCACGTGCCGCACCAGTGGACGTCGAAAATCGCGCGCAAGATGCAGGCCTCGAAGGAAGTCTGGGGCAAGATCTTCGGCACCATCGATTCGCGCGAGAAATTCCTCGACAAGCGCCGCGAGCTGGCCGAGCACGAATGGGCACGCCTCAAGGCGAACGATTCGCTGGAATGCCGCAACTGCCACAACTACAACTCGATGGACATCACCCGCCAGAGTCCGCGCGCCGGTGCCATCCACGAACGCCATCTGCTCAGCGGCGACAAGACCTGCATCGACTGCCACAAGGGCATCGCCCACCAGCTGCCGGATATGGCCGGCGTGCCGCAGGGCTGA
- a CDS encoding alpha/beta hydrolase, which produces MNVEVRKRRLRSSVSDVRGWAQLATQATRGITAIVEGVHQSVWRTLGAPEGEHVGRTRGLTGHVYRSIDGITRAVGGGVDGLLARLQERFDDEALDPPQRVAMRSILNGVMGDHLVASGNPLALPMSLRQLGREISAQTVHDLQDPRSHIVLSLHGLCMNDLQWQGGHRGEAVDHAAAMAAALGATALSLRYNSGLHVSQNGRSLSELLAQLQAFWPVPITDLSIVAHSMGGLVARSAAQHGADTEQPWRTRLRHLVFLGTPHHGAPLERGGQWIDRLLGQSLYSAPFAALGQMRSAGITDLRHGNVRDADWQGRDRFASGHDHREPLPLPDDVACFSVAATLAAKRGPLAERLIGDGLVPLRSALGQHDDPDRDLGLHRHAHWISHGTGHIELLHRPEVGARILEWLRR; this is translated from the coding sequence ATGAATGTCGAAGTGCGAAAGCGACGCCTGCGCTCGTCCGTGTCCGACGTCCGTGGCTGGGCGCAGCTGGCGACCCAGGCCACGCGCGGCATCACCGCCATCGTCGAGGGCGTGCATCAATCGGTCTGGCGGACGCTCGGTGCACCCGAAGGCGAGCACGTCGGGCGCACACGCGGACTCACCGGCCATGTCTATCGCAGCATCGACGGCATCACCCGTGCGGTCGGCGGCGGTGTCGACGGGCTGCTGGCGCGGCTGCAGGAACGCTTCGATGACGAAGCCCTCGACCCGCCGCAACGCGTGGCGATGCGCTCGATCCTGAATGGCGTGATGGGCGATCACCTCGTGGCCAGTGGCAACCCGCTCGCGCTGCCGATGTCGCTGCGCCAACTCGGCCGCGAGATCAGCGCGCAGACCGTGCACGATCTGCAGGATCCGCGCAGCCACATCGTGCTGAGCCTCCACGGCCTGTGCATGAACGACCTGCAATGGCAGGGCGGGCATCGGGGCGAAGCGGTCGATCACGCTGCGGCCATGGCCGCGGCGCTGGGCGCGACCGCGCTCTCGCTGCGCTACAACAGCGGCCTGCACGTGTCGCAGAACGGCCGCAGCCTGTCCGAGCTGCTGGCGCAGTTGCAGGCGTTCTGGCCGGTACCGATCACCGACCTCAGCATCGTCGCGCACAGCATGGGCGGGCTGGTCGCTCGCAGCGCGGCGCAACACGGCGCCGACACCGAACAGCCGTGGCGCACACGATTGCGCCATCTGGTGTTCCTGGGCACGCCACACCACGGCGCGCCATTGGAGCGCGGTGGCCAGTGGATCGATCGCCTGCTCGGGCAAAGTCTGTACAGCGCACCGTTCGCGGCGCTGGGCCAGATGCGCAGCGCCGGCATCACCGATCTGCGCCACGGCAATGTCCGCGACGCCGATTGGCAAGGACGCGACCGCTTCGCTTCCGGCCACGATCATCGCGAGCCATTGCCCTTGCCCGACGATGTCGCCTGCTTCAGCGTCGCCGCGACACTCGCGGCGAAGCGCGGCCCGCTCGCGGAACGTCTGATCGGTGATGGTCTGGTGCCGCTGCGCAGCGCACTCGGCCAGCACGACGACCCGGACCGCGACCTCGGCCTGCATCGCCACGCGCACTGGATCAGCCACGGCACCGGGCACATCGAATTGCTGCATCGCCCCGAGGTCGGCGCGCGTATTCTGGAATGGCTGCGCCGATGA
- a CDS encoding DUF11 domain-containing protein: protein MAASVSVERLAMIRRAVLLIAALLCAGAVSAQTADQEVVSVAISQNPVVPGQTVTYTFVIRNNGPDAAANGGLNILYYNGNLLNATFTHPPGWSCITFWAGAGCNIASLPAGTTATITLTAQVDPSRINFPDGSFDMTVSTSGVTPNQRRQQQSDDHHELEQPADGSRDQRDRHARSGRAGHGPDLHRHGDQPRPGSGHQPQFQCLQPGLRALQIGDAARGLDLHAARGRGRHHLHLQHRELRGRCDERVQCRRACRRCRARRQQRHHFDRAQRQRHRRRHQRQQQLRNREHGLRDAESGLVRGRPGHGRSGAARPGLRLSGDAEQPRPGCCPERDLQPLQQRQPALPLDRGAARLPVHAADGRQCADPVVLDAEFRERCQRAVPCHRTHRPAADQSADRRHGADERDGKQCRRRSCAGGEQPGGRGHAGDPGAVVQRRLRILVAPLIGAAIPEYARRPRGDAAIRCARCRG, encoded by the coding sequence ATGGCGGCGTCCGTTTCCGTCGAGCGTCTTGCCATGATCCGTCGCGCTGTCCTGCTGATCGCTGCATTGCTCTGCGCCGGCGCCGTGTCGGCGCAAACGGCCGACCAGGAGGTGGTCAGCGTCGCCATTTCGCAGAATCCGGTGGTGCCGGGCCAAACCGTCACCTACACCTTCGTGATCCGCAACAACGGTCCGGATGCGGCCGCCAACGGCGGCCTGAACATCCTCTACTACAACGGCAACCTGCTCAATGCGACGTTCACGCATCCGCCGGGATGGAGCTGCATCACCTTCTGGGCCGGTGCCGGCTGCAACATCGCGTCGTTGCCCGCGGGCACGACGGCGACGATCACGCTGACGGCGCAGGTCGATCCGAGCCGCATCAATTTCCCGGACGGCTCCTTCGACATGACCGTCAGCACCTCCGGCGTGACTCCGAACCAGCGGCGCCAACAACAGTCGGACGATCACCACGAACTGGAACAGCCCGCAGATGGATCTCGCGATCAGCGTGACCGACACGCCCGATCCGGTCGGGCCGGACATGGACCTGACCTACACCGCCACGGTGACCAACCACGGCCCGGATCCGGCCACCAGCCTCAATTTCAATGTCTACAACCCGGGCTACGTGCCCTTCAAATCGGTGACGCCGCCCGCGGGCTGGACCTGCACGCCGCCCGCGGTCGGGGCCGCCACCATCTTCACCTGCAACACCGCGAGCTTCGCGGCCGGTGCGACGAGCGTGTTCAATGTCGTCGTGCGTGTCGACGATGCCGTGCTCGGCGTCAACAACGGCACCATTTCGACCGTGCTCAGCGTCAACGGCACCGGCGACGACACCAACGACAACAACAACTCCGAAACCGAGAACACGGCCTACGTGACGCCGAAAGCGGACTTGTCCGTGGCCGTCCAGGACACGGTCGATCCGGTGCTGCTCGGCCAGGACTTCGACTATCTGGTGACGCTGAGCAACCTCGGCCCGGATGCTGCCCCGAACGCGACCTTCAGCCTCTACAACAACGGCAACCTGCGTTACCGCTCGATCGTGGCGCCGCCCGGCTTCCAGTGCACGCTGCCGACGGTCGGCAATGCGCCGATCCTGTCGTGCTCGACGCCGAGTTTCGCGAACGGTGCCAGCGTGCAGTTCCTTGTCACCGTACGCACCGACCCGCAGCTGATCAATCCGCAGACCGGCGGCACGGTGCAGACGAGCGTGACGGCAAGCAGTGCCGTCGCCGATCCTGCGCCGGCGGTGAACAACCAGGAGGTCGAGGACACGCTGGTGATCCCGGTGCTGTTGTTCAGCGACGGCTTCGAATTCTAGTCGCGCCGCTCATCGGCGCAGCCATTCCAGAATACGCGCGCCGACCTCGGGGCGATGCAGCAATTCGATGTGCCCGGTGCCGTGGCTGA